Proteins from a genomic interval of Alphaproteobacteria bacterium:
- the ykgO gene encoding type B 50S ribosomal protein L36, producing MKVVSSLKTLKSRHKGCRVVRRKRRIYVINKSNPRFKARQG from the coding sequence ATGAAAGTCGTCAGCTCGCTGAAGACGCTGAAGTCGCGCCACAAGGGCTGCCGCGTGGTGCGTCGCAAGCGCCGGATCTACGTGATCAACAAGTCGAACCCGCGCTTCAAGGCCCGCCAGGGCTGA
- a CDS encoding substrate-binding domain-containing protein — MRFRHMLGLVACSAALWSTTALAQAIVPQKGMEADLVLLPKFLGILPFDQAHQGAQEAHAELENPGELLYVGPTPENSVAGQIEIMTTAATQGQDAVMLSNNAGDQIAPAAVAAGEAGVKVVTWDSPIPSAEGEILFVAQVDFTEIGVVMADMAHSILGGEGQFAILSATPDAANQNAWIAAMHTALEDPKYAGLELVDTVYGDDISEVSYNRALGLIDQHPDLGLIMAPTSVGIVAAAKAMQDEGLCDQVKVSGLGVPAEMVSYTLNGCAPEFALWSFVDLGYLTYYVTYLIATGQMAGEVGDTFEAGRMGTYTVEKDPTRDVGNRVLMGPFTVYNAENVEAAAQ, encoded by the coding sequence ATGCGGTTCAGACACATGCTCGGCCTCGTAGCCTGCTCGGCCGCCCTGTGGAGCACCACGGCGCTGGCCCAGGCGATCGTGCCGCAGAAGGGGATGGAAGCCGACCTGGTGTTGCTGCCGAAGTTCCTCGGCATCCTGCCGTTCGACCAGGCCCACCAGGGCGCGCAGGAAGCCCATGCCGAGCTGGAGAACCCGGGCGAGCTGCTCTATGTCGGCCCGACGCCCGAGAACAGCGTCGCCGGCCAGATCGAGATCATGACCACGGCCGCCACCCAGGGCCAGGACGCCGTGATGCTGTCGAACAACGCCGGCGACCAGATCGCGCCGGCGGCGGTCGCGGCCGGCGAGGCCGGCGTCAAGGTGGTGACCTGGGATTCGCCGATCCCGTCCGCCGAGGGCGAGATCCTGTTCGTCGCCCAGGTCGACTTCACCGAGATCGGCGTGGTGATGGCCGACATGGCCCACTCCATCCTCGGCGGCGAGGGCCAGTTCGCCATCCTGTCCGCGACCCCGGACGCGGCCAACCAGAACGCCTGGATCGCGGCGATGCACACCGCGCTCGAGGATCCGAAATACGCCGGCCTCGAGCTGGTCGACACCGTCTATGGCGACGACATCTCCGAGGTCAGTTACAACCGCGCCCTCGGGCTCATCGACCAGCATCCCGACCTCGGCCTGATCATGGCGCCGACCTCGGTCGGCATCGTCGCCGCGGCCAAGGCGATGCAGGACGAGGGCCTGTGCGACCAGGTCAAGGTCTCCGGCCTGGGCGTGCCGGCGGAGATGGTCTCCTACACGCTGAACGGCTGCGCGCCCGAATTCGCGCTGTGGAGCTTCGTCGATCTCGGCTACCTGACCTACTACGTCACCTACCTGATCGCGACCGGCCAGATGGCCGGCGAGGTCGGCGACACCTTCGAGGCCGGCCGCATGGGCACCTACACGGTCGAGAAGGACCCGACCCGCGACGTCGGCAACCGCGTGCTGATGGGCCCGTTCACGGTCTACAACGCGGAGAACGTCGAGGCCGCCGCGCAATAG
- a CDS encoding ABC transporter permease, which yields MAAARPRSALQIVGARLLGWEGFLLLILVATVVANAVISPEFLTVGNIVNLFQLSSEKIVIALVMTLIIINGEIDLSVGSMMGLSACLFGWLFEHGVAAELAIVIALAAGALGGAFNAFWITRIGLPSLVVTLAMMIGFSGVARILVEDRGVTGFPDWFDALGREALIGPLPLALVVFAVLLVTMVVVLHFSGFGRQVYVIGNNKEMARYSGVRVNRVKAILFIASGTVSALAGLLYTMRVASVRGDIGTGFELDIITIVLLGGISIFGGSGTLFGALLAILIVLNLRNGMQLVNITGHIQTGVIGLLLILSVLVPNGRAWLGGLIGRTGARQE from the coding sequence ATGGCTGCCGCCCGGCCCCGCTCGGCCCTGCAGATCGTCGGCGCCCGCCTGCTCGGCTGGGAAGGGTTCCTGCTGCTGATCCTGGTGGCGACCGTGGTCGCCAACGCGGTGATCTCGCCGGAGTTCCTGACCGTCGGCAACATCGTCAACCTGTTCCAGCTGTCCAGCGAGAAGATCGTCATCGCGCTGGTGATGACCCTGATCATCATCAACGGCGAGATCGACCTGTCGGTCGGCTCGATGATGGGGCTGAGCGCCTGCCTGTTCGGCTGGCTGTTCGAGCACGGGGTGGCGGCCGAGCTGGCCATCGTCATCGCGCTGGCCGCCGGTGCCTTGGGCGGCGCGTTCAACGCCTTCTGGATCACCCGCATCGGACTGCCGTCGCTGGTGGTGACGCTGGCGATGATGATCGGCTTCAGCGGCGTCGCCCGCATCCTGGTCGAGGACCGCGGCGTCACCGGCTTCCCCGACTGGTTCGACGCCCTCGGCCGGGAGGCGCTGATCGGGCCGCTGCCGCTGGCGCTGGTGGTGTTCGCCGTGCTGCTGGTGACGATGGTGGTGGTGCTGCACTTCTCCGGCTTCGGCCGCCAGGTCTACGTGATCGGCAACAACAAGGAGATGGCGCGCTATTCCGGCGTGCGGGTGAACCGCGTCAAGGCGATCCTGTTCATCGCCTCGGGCACCGTCTCCGCCCTGGCCGGGCTGCTCTACACCATGCGCGTCGCCTCGGTGCGCGGCGACATCGGCACCGGCTTCGAGCTGGACATCATCACCATCGTGCTGCTGGGCGGCATCAGCATCTTCGGCGGCTCCGGCACGCTGTTCGGCGCGCTGCTGGCCATCCTGATCGTGCTGAACCTCAGGAACGGGATGCAGCTGGTCAACATCACCGGCCACATCCAGACCGGGGTGATCGGCCTGCTGCTGATCCTGTCGGTGCTGGTGCCCAACGGCCGGGCCTGGCTCGGCGGGTTGATCGGCCGCACCGGCGCCCGGCAGGAGTGA
- a CDS encoding 2OG-Fe(II) oxygenase, translating into MQAGATGVDAAAALAERIGALDWPALSADLDAWGHAVAGPLLDPGQCAALRGLYDAAAPFRSRVTMARHGFGQGEYKYFADPLPPVVAALRDALYPPLAAVANGWAARLGAARRYPPDLDSFRAECHAAGQTRPTPLLLRYGPGDYNCLHRDLYGDIHFPLQAAILLDAPGRDFAGGEFVLVEQRPRMQSRAAVVPLGQGQAVLFAVDARPRRGVRGDHRVTLRHGVSRVRAGRRHVLGIIFHDAR; encoded by the coding sequence TTGCAGGCCGGGGCGACCGGCGTCGACGCCGCGGCGGCACTGGCCGAACGGATCGGCGCGCTCGACTGGCCCGCGCTGTCCGCCGACCTCGACGCCTGGGGCCACGCGGTCGCCGGGCCGCTGCTCGATCCCGGCCAGTGTGCCGCGCTGCGTGGGCTCTACGACGCCGCGGCGCCGTTCCGCAGCCGGGTGACGATGGCGCGGCACGGCTTCGGCCAGGGCGAGTACAAGTATTTCGCCGACCCGCTGCCGCCGGTCGTCGCCGCGCTGCGCGACGCGCTCTACCCGCCGCTGGCCGCGGTCGCCAACGGCTGGGCGGCGCGGCTGGGCGCGGCCCGGCGCTATCCGCCCGATCTCGACAGCTTCCGCGCCGAATGCCACGCCGCCGGCCAGACCCGGCCGACGCCGCTGCTGCTGCGCTACGGGCCCGGCGACTACAACTGCCTGCACCGCGACCTCTATGGCGACATCCATTTCCCGCTGCAGGCGGCGATCCTGCTCGACGCGCCCGGCCGCGACTTCGCCGGCGGCGAGTTCGTGCTGGTCGAGCAGCGGCCGCGCATGCAGTCGCGGGCCGCGGTGGTGCCGCTGGGCCAGGGCCAGGCGGTGCTGTTCGCGGTCGACGCCCGGCCGCGGCGCGGGGTGCGCGGCGACCACCGGGTGACGCTGCGCCACGGCGTCAGCCGGGTCCGCGCCGGCCGCCGCCACGTCCTCGGCATCATCTTTCACGACGCGCGGTGA
- the alkB gene encoding DNA oxidative demethylase AlkB gives MTDLLATLRPPCTVLVDGLVLLAGFADADALHGEVGRIAAAAPFRHLTTPGGGTMSVAMTNCGSAGWVSDRRGYRYTATDPLTGRAWPAMPAAFADLADRAARAAGFDPFAPDACLVNRYAPGTTLGAHQDKDEADFAFPIVSVSIGLPAVFAWYGATRGGTPLTIPLQHGDVVVFGGPARRGYHGVRRLKPGRHPLTGDCRVNLTFRRALP, from the coding sequence ATGACCGACCTGCTCGCCACCCTGCGCCCGCCGTGCACCGTCCTGGTCGACGGGCTGGTGCTGCTGGCCGGCTTCGCCGATGCCGACGCGCTGCACGGCGAGGTCGGGCGCATCGCGGCGGCGGCGCCGTTCCGCCACCTGACCACGCCCGGCGGCGGCACCATGTCGGTGGCGATGACCAATTGCGGCAGCGCCGGCTGGGTGTCGGACCGGCGCGGTTATCGCTACACGGCGACCGACCCGCTGACCGGCCGGGCATGGCCGGCGATGCCGGCGGCGTTCGCCGACCTGGCCGACCGGGCGGCGCGGGCGGCCGGCTTCGACCCGTTCGCGCCCGACGCCTGCCTGGTCAACCGCTATGCGCCGGGCACGACGCTGGGCGCGCACCAGGACAAGGACGAGGCCGACTTCGCCTTCCCCATCGTCTCGGTCTCGATCGGCCTGCCGGCGGTGTTCGCCTGGTACGGGGCCACCCGCGGCGGCACCCCGCTGACGATCCCGCTGCAGCACGGCGACGTGGTGGTGTTCGGCGGGCCGGCCCGGCGCGGCTATCACGGCGTGCGCCGGCTGAAGCCCGGCCGCCACCCGCTGACCGGCGACTGCCGCGTCAATCTGACCTTCCGCCGCGCACTGCCCTGA
- a CDS encoding serine hydrolase, translated as MRSTVSPGAVGRRGLLAGAGAAIGLAALPQASAAVPQAAAPAVDARTLARAVERARGLDQLHALVVGHGGAIVFAEAFRGPALDVPVNVKSVSKTVVAVLTGIAIDRGLIAGVDAPMAPLLGPLVPAAADPRVEDITVDHLLTMRTGLERTSGPNYGQWVGSANWVAYVLTGRSSTCRAGACSIRPAATTCCPPC; from the coding sequence ATGCGATCGACCGTTTCACCCGGCGCCGTCGGCCGGCGCGGCCTGCTGGCGGGGGCCGGCGCCGCGATCGGCCTCGCCGCGCTGCCGCAGGCCTCGGCCGCGGTGCCGCAGGCGGCCGCGCCGGCCGTCGACGCGCGGACGCTTGCCCGCGCGGTGGAGCGGGCGCGCGGTCTGGACCAATTGCACGCGCTGGTCGTCGGCCACGGCGGCGCCATCGTCTTCGCCGAGGCGTTCCGCGGCCCGGCGCTGGACGTGCCGGTCAACGTCAAGTCGGTGTCGAAGACGGTCGTCGCCGTCCTGACCGGCATCGCCATCGACCGCGGGCTGATCGCCGGCGTCGATGCGCCGATGGCGCCGCTGCTCGGCCCGCTGGTCCCGGCTGCGGCCGACCCGCGCGTCGAGGACATCACCGTCGATCACCTGCTGACCATGCGCACGGGGCTGGAGCGGACCTCGGGCCCGAACTACGGCCAGTGGGTCGGCAGCGCCAACTGGGTCGCCTATGTGCTGACCGGCCGTTCGTCGACGTGCCGGGCGGGCGCATGCTCTATTCGACCGGCAGCTACCACCTGCTGTCCGCCGTGCTGA
- the mgrA gene encoding L-glyceraldehyde 3-phosphate reductase yields MGYAPAAARYAAMTYNRCGRSGLKLPAIALGLWHNFGGLAPRENARAMCRTAFDAGVTHFDLANNYGPPPGSAEEAFGAILRADFAAHRDELIVSTKAGYRMWDGPYGEWGGRKYLLASLDRSLQRLGLDYVDIFYSHRFDPDTPLEETMGALDTAVRQGKALYVGISSYNAEQTRRAAAILRELGTPCLIHQPSYSMLNRWIEDDFLLDTLAGEGMGCIAFSPMAQGLLTGRYLDGIPADSRAAAGTGLSAGRIDEAMRARLRALNDIAAARGQTLAQMALAWVLRDRRMTSALIGASRPEQIADCVRALDAPGFDDAELQRIEAVLAG; encoded by the coding sequence ATGGGCTATGCCCCCGCCGCCGCGCGCTATGCGGCGATGACCTACAACCGCTGCGGCCGCAGCGGGCTGAAGCTGCCGGCGATCGCGCTGGGGCTGTGGCACAACTTCGGCGGGCTGGCGCCGCGGGAGAACGCCCGGGCGATGTGCCGCACCGCCTTCGACGCCGGCGTCACCCATTTCGACCTGGCCAACAACTACGGCCCGCCGCCGGGCTCGGCCGAGGAGGCATTCGGCGCGATCCTGCGCGCCGACTTCGCCGCCCACCGCGACGAGCTGATCGTCTCGACCAAGGCCGGCTATCGGATGTGGGACGGGCCCTATGGCGAATGGGGCGGCCGCAAGTACCTGCTGGCCAGCCTGGACCGCAGCCTGCAGCGGCTGGGCCTGGACTATGTCGACATCTTCTACTCGCACCGCTTCGACCCGGACACGCCGCTGGAGGAGACGATGGGCGCCCTGGACACGGCGGTGCGCCAAGGCAAGGCGCTCTATGTCGGCATCTCGTCGTACAATGCCGAGCAGACCCGCCGCGCCGCCGCGATCCTGCGCGAGCTGGGCACGCCCTGCCTGATCCACCAGCCGAGCTATTCGATGCTCAACCGCTGGATCGAGGACGACTTCCTGCTCGACACGCTCGCCGGCGAGGGCATGGGCTGCATCGCCTTCTCGCCGATGGCCCAGGGCCTGCTGACCGGCCGCTATCTCGACGGCATCCCGGCCGACAGCCGGGCGGCGGCCGGCACCGGGCTGTCGGCCGGCCGGATCGACGAAGCCATGCGCGCCCGGCTGCGGGCGCTGAACGACATCGCCGCCGCACGCGGCCAGACGCTGGCGCAGATGGCGCTGGCCTGGGTGCTGCGCGATCGGCGGATGACGTCGGCGCTGATCGGTGCCAGCCGGCCGGAGCAGATCGCGGACTGCGTGCGCGCGCTCGACGCGCCCGGCTTCGACGACGCCGAGCTGCAGCGGATCGAGGCGGTGCTGGCCGGATAG
- a CDS encoding MarR family winged helix-turn-helix transcriptional regulator: MDALQTALALAKLGQYLRTEAQREGTPARLSPTQIMILRQLDRGCTMGVTALAAELGVTQPTVSDAIAALRRKRLVTREPARQDGRVATISLTAAGAETLRRLTAVPVALTRIMGDLPLSEKAALQRVLIKIIKGLQDAQAIPVQRMCVTCAHFRPFAYDDPVHPHHCRFVDSAFGDDQLRVYCGDHRTADNPASAATTAIAANPAE, encoded by the coding sequence TTGGACGCGTTGCAGACGGCGTTGGCGCTGGCCAAGCTGGGCCAGTATCTGCGCACAGAAGCGCAGCGTGAGGGCACGCCGGCTCGGCTGAGCCCGACACAGATCATGATTCTGCGTCAGCTAGACCGCGGCTGCACGATGGGGGTGACCGCGCTGGCCGCAGAGTTGGGGGTAACCCAGCCGACCGTAAGCGACGCCATTGCGGCCTTGCGGCGCAAAAGGCTGGTGACGCGCGAGCCCGCTCGTCAGGACGGACGCGTCGCGACCATCTCGCTGACCGCCGCAGGTGCCGAGACGCTGCGACGCCTGACCGCCGTACCTGTCGCGCTGACGCGCATCATGGGCGACTTGCCGCTCAGCGAGAAGGCGGCCCTGCAACGTGTATTGATCAAGATTATCAAGGGTCTACAGGACGCACAGGCGATCCCGGTGCAGCGGATGTGTGTGACATGCGCCCATTTTCGCCCGTTCGCCTACGACGACCCAGTCCATCCCCATCATTGCCGGTTCGTGGACTCCGCATTCGGCGACGACCAGCTACGCGTCTACTGCGGTGACCACCGAACGGCCGACAATCCCGCAAGCGCAGCAACAACGGCAATTGCGGCGAACCCGGCCGAATAA
- a CDS encoding helix-turn-helix domain-containing protein, with product MGKGNGYGQFCPIAIAAEVVAERWTPLVLRAFFCGATRFNDIQASVPRMSPALLSRRLKALEYANIVARRPAPRGRGSEYALTDAGRALFPVLDAMGEWAQHWLRREITRDENLDPDVLMWELRRTVLNGAHRVGARRVAEFRLSGVPVAKRFYWLVFEPDDVEICVKNPGYPVDLWVAASLRTLVRIWVGHLSVAQACDQDLLALHGTSDEVAAFSRWYALSHFAPAGRQAPADAAAAAG from the coding sequence ATGGGCAAGGGCAACGGCTATGGGCAGTTCTGCCCGATCGCGATCGCGGCGGAGGTGGTGGCGGAGCGCTGGACGCCGCTGGTGCTGCGCGCGTTCTTCTGCGGCGCGACCCGGTTCAACGACATCCAGGCCAGCGTGCCGCGGATGTCGCCGGCGCTGCTGTCGCGCCGGCTGAAGGCGCTGGAATATGCCAACATCGTCGCGCGCCGGCCGGCGCCACGGGGCCGCGGCAGCGAATATGCGCTGACCGACGCCGGCCGCGCGCTGTTCCCGGTGCTCGACGCGATGGGCGAATGGGCGCAGCACTGGCTGCGCCGCGAGATCACCCGCGACGAGAATCTCGATCCCGACGTACTGATGTGGGAGCTGCGGCGCACCGTGCTGAACGGCGCCCACCGGGTCGGCGCGCGCCGCGTGGCCGAGTTCCGGCTGAGCGGCGTGCCGGTGGCCAAGCGCTTCTACTGGCTGGTGTTCGAGCCCGACGACGTCGAGATCTGCGTGAAGAACCCCGGCTATCCGGTCGACCTGTGGGTGGCCGCCAGCCTGCGCACGCTGGTGCGGATCTGGGTCGGCCACCTGTCGGTCGCGCAGGCCTGCGACCAGGACCTGCTGGCGCTGCACGGCACCAGCGACGAGGTCGCCGCCTTCTCGCGCTGGTATGCGCTCAGCCACTTCGCGCCGGCCGGGCGGCAGGCGCCGGCCGACGCGGCCGCGGCAGCGGGCTGA
- a CDS encoding sugar ABC transporter ATP-binding protein, whose translation MTEPVLQLRGISKRFAGTEVVSGISLDLLPGEIHALVGENGAGKSTLIKIMTGVHQPSAGEVLVDGRAVTIANTQAAQALGVAAIFQEPMVFPDLDVAENIFISHLRLGAFVNWRRMHAEARALIARLGVTLDVTRPASGLTLAEQQTVEIARAISLDVRVLIMDEPTASLSAHEVEQLMKIARTLREQGVAVLYISHRLEEVFALADRVTVLRDGKLISTNPTAAVTGDSLIRDMVGRNLEDYFGREVSHRTGDVLLSVEGLGKAGVFGGVGFEVHRGEILCFAGLIGARRTDVALALFGVEPADAGTIRFDGRPVSIASPRAALRLGIAYVSEDRRKLGLALPMSIVANISLPTLDRFLTGFGLIRRHAEFATAERFRERLNIRTTSLDVEVGKLSGGNQQKVMLSKWLNAEPKLLIVDEPTRGIDVGAKAEVHQIIRDLAAAGVAVIVISSDLPEVMALADRILVMREGRQMGVFDAGDATQEQVMRLATGQTTRQDAA comes from the coding sequence ATGACCGAACCCGTCCTGCAGCTGCGCGGGATCTCCAAGCGCTTCGCCGGCACCGAGGTGGTCAGCGGCATTTCGCTCGACCTGCTTCCCGGCGAGATCCACGCGTTGGTCGGCGAGAACGGCGCCGGCAAGTCGACGCTGATCAAGATCATGACCGGCGTGCACCAGCCCAGCGCCGGCGAGGTGCTGGTCGACGGCAGGGCGGTGACCATCGCCAACACCCAGGCGGCGCAGGCGCTGGGCGTGGCGGCGATCTTCCAGGAGCCGATGGTGTTTCCGGACCTGGACGTGGCCGAGAACATCTTCATCAGCCACCTGCGGCTCGGCGCCTTCGTCAACTGGCGCCGGATGCACGCCGAGGCCCGCGCGCTGATCGCCCGCCTCGGCGTCACCCTGGACGTCACCCGCCCGGCCAGCGGGCTCACGCTCGCCGAACAGCAGACGGTGGAGATCGCCCGCGCCATCTCGCTCGACGTCAGGGTGCTGATCATGGACGAGCCGACCGCCTCGCTGTCGGCGCACGAGGTCGAGCAGCTGATGAAGATCGCCCGCACCCTGCGCGAGCAGGGCGTGGCCGTGCTCTACATCAGCCACCGGCTGGAGGAGGTGTTCGCGCTGGCCGACCGGGTGACGGTGCTGCGCGACGGCAAGCTGATCTCGACCAACCCGACCGCGGCCGTGACCGGCGACAGCCTGATCCGCGACATGGTCGGCCGCAACCTGGAGGACTATTTCGGCCGCGAGGTCAGCCACCGCACCGGCGACGTGCTGCTGTCGGTCGAGGGCCTGGGCAAGGCCGGCGTGTTCGGCGGGGTCGGCTTCGAGGTCCACCGCGGCGAGATCCTGTGCTTCGCCGGGCTGATCGGCGCGCGCCGCACCGACGTGGCGCTGGCGCTGTTCGGCGTGGAGCCGGCCGACGCCGGCACGATCCGCTTCGACGGCCGGCCGGTATCGATCGCATCGCCGCGCGCCGCGCTGCGGCTCGGCATCGCCTATGTCTCGGAGGATCGCCGCAAGCTGGGCCTGGCGCTGCCGATGTCGATCGTCGCCAATATCTCGCTGCCGACGCTGGACCGCTTCCTCACCGGCTTCGGCCTGATCCGCCGCCACGCCGAGTTCGCCACCGCCGAGCGCTTCCGCGAGCGGCTGAACATCCGCACCACCAGCCTGGACGTGGAGGTCGGCAAGCTGTCCGGCGGCAACCAGCAGAAGGTGATGCTGAGCAAGTGGCTGAACGCGGAGCCGAAGCTGCTGATCGTCGACGAGCCGACCCGCGGCATCGACGTCGGCGCCAAGGCCGAGGTGCACCAGATCATCCGCGACCTGGCCGCGGCCGGCGTCGCGGTGATCGTAATCTCGTCGGACCTGCCGGAAGTGATGGCGCTGGCCGACCGCATCCTGGTCATGCGCGAGGGCCGGCAGATGGGCGTGTTCGACGCCGGCGACGCCACCCAGGAACAGGTGATGCGGCTGGCCACCGGCCAGACGACCCGCCAGGACGCGGCCTGA
- a CDS encoding ABC transporter permease, with product MSWLIDRLHPQTLRLLALIVVMALVIVFFGSVVDNYYNARMFTRVTTSVAIVLLIAAGQSLVVLTRNIDLSVGSIVGFTAYFVGDLLAGTPDLSPVLAVLVAVAVGGLFGVVNGLVVAYGRVPAIIVTLGTMALFRTLLVEYGEARSITTQSLPQWLVELPPVNLFELGGLQFRLTFVIAVVVVILVHLFLTRLRLGRKFYAVGSNPEAAVTAGINTRWIVFLAFVLCGALAGLAGFLYLAKFGNITVTAGLQLELKSVAAVVVGGVNIFGGSGSAIGVLLGAILVDLIDNSLVRWELISEFWRDAVLGLMILLAVAADSFLLRRLVFVRQRRAAARQAAAEAAADPTTRAGGRPATTREGG from the coding sequence ATGAGCTGGCTGATCGACCGGCTGCACCCGCAGACGCTGCGCCTGCTGGCGCTGATCGTGGTGATGGCGCTGGTGATCGTCTTCTTCGGCAGCGTGGTCGACAACTACTACAACGCACGGATGTTCACCCGGGTGACCACCAGCGTGGCGATCGTGCTGCTGATCGCGGCCGGCCAGTCGCTGGTGGTGCTGACCCGCAACATCGACCTGTCGGTCGGCTCCATCGTCGGCTTCACCGCCTATTTCGTCGGCGACCTGCTGGCCGGCACGCCCGATCTCAGCCCGGTGCTGGCGGTGCTGGTGGCGGTGGCGGTCGGCGGGCTGTTCGGCGTCGTCAACGGGCTGGTCGTCGCCTATGGCCGGGTGCCGGCGATCATCGTCACGCTGGGCACGATGGCGCTGTTCCGCACCCTGCTGGTCGAGTATGGCGAGGCGCGGTCGATCACCACCCAGTCGCTGCCGCAGTGGCTGGTCGAGCTGCCGCCGGTGAACCTGTTCGAGCTCGGCGGGCTGCAGTTCCGGCTGACCTTCGTCATCGCGGTGGTGGTGGTGATCCTGGTCCACCTGTTCCTGACCCGGCTGCGGCTGGGCCGCAAGTTCTACGCCGTCGGCTCCAACCCCGAGGCGGCGGTCACCGCCGGCATCAACACGCGCTGGATCGTGTTCCTGGCCTTCGTGCTGTGCGGCGCGCTGGCCGGGCTGGCCGGCTTCCTCTACCTGGCCAAGTTCGGCAACATCACCGTCACCGCCGGGCTGCAGCTGGAGCTGAAGTCGGTGGCGGCGGTGGTCGTCGGCGGGGTCAACATCTTCGGCGGCTCCGGCAGCGCCATCGGCGTGCTGCTGGGCGCGATCCTGGTCGACCTGATCGACAACAGCCTGGTGCGCTGGGAGCTGATCTCCGAGTTCTGGCGCGACGCCGTGCTCGGCCTGATGATCCTGCTGGCGGTGGCCGCCGACAGCTTCCTGCTGCGCCGGCTGGTGTTCGTCCGCCAGCGCCGCGCCGCGGCGCGCCAGGCCGCGGCCGAGGCGGCTGCCGATCCGACGACCCGGGCGGGCGGGCGGCCGGCAACGACGCGGGAGGGCGGCTGA